GTTCCTCGGCCGGGACCGGCCCTCTCGGGACGACGCGCGAGGAGGCCGGTCTCACCGTCTTCGCCTCGACCACGGTGTCTTCCAGGGTGTTGGCCGGCCCCGGCAGAGGCATGTCCGGCGCTGCGGTCGGCGCCTCGCCTCCGGCCAGCTCGAATGGGGACTCCTCGGGAGGACTCTGGTGCGCCGGGTCGGAGAAGGCGGCTTCGAGCGAGGCGCGGGCGGCGACCTCTTCCTGGACGATCGCCTGGTCGCCGAACTCGAACGAGTCCGGACCACCATCCGTGTCGGGGACCTCCTTCTCGGGTACTTCCGGGGCTTCCCGCGGAGCGGGAGCGGGAGCCGGCGCGGGGGCGGGCGGCGAAGTCGGCTTCGGGCCCGCCTTCATCACATCCGACATCGACAGCTTGACCGTCATGCCGCCGAGCTGGCTGGCGGCGGCCTTGAGGCTCTTCTGGATCTGGTCGCGGATCTCCTTGAGGAGCACCTTCCCGCCGGGGTGGGAGGCATCCAGCGTGAAGACCTTCTTGCACTCCGTCTCGGCCTCGGCGAAGCGCTCCTGCGCCAGGAGCTCGCGGGCCAGAGTCAGGTGCTCGTCGATGAACGGCGCGGACTCGAAGGCGTGCTGCGCCTGCTCCAGGAGGGCCAGGAGCTCGGGCGAGGCGGGATCCAGAGGCAGGAGCCCCTGGGCCCCTTCGATCGCCTCGGCGTGCCGGCGCTCGGCCAGGAGCTGCTTGACGCGCGCGATCCCCAGCTCGAGCCGCGCCTCGACTTCTTCCGCCGGCACGTCTCCCGCTTCGTCCCCGGCGCCGTCGGCGGGAGCGGGCGCCTCCTCGGGGACCCCGGCGGGCGTGGACTCGAAATCCCCGATCAGGAGGGTCGCCATGCGGATCCCCTCCTTGGCCTTCTGGCTCTGTGGATCGACCGACAGCGCCTCCGTCCAGGCCTCGATCGCCCCCTTGTACTCCCCGTTGTTGTAGAGGGAGGAAGCCCGGGTCAGGAGATCCTGCAGTTTTTCGTCGTCGATCACGACTCCGCCCATGCGGGACAGACGGGCCCCGCAACGGCACAATTTATGCCCTGCGGGCGGGAAGTCAAACGCTTGGAGGCCCTGCAGATACCGACGGAAGGTTCAGGTGCCGCTGCGGCCGGTCGCGCCCGCCTTTTTCAAGGCGTCCTTGAGGACCGGCAGGTCCTTGAACCCCGGATTGAGCTCTTCGACCTTGGCGAACGCCTCCGTGGCGGTCCGGACGTCGTTCTTGCCCGACAGGGAGACGATGCCCAGGTTCAGCCAGGTTTGCCAGTGCTTCGGCCCGTACTGCAGCGAGGTCCGGAACTGCGCGATCGCCTCGTCCGCCCTGCCCATCTCGTACAGGCAGATGCCCATGTCGGTCCGGGCGTCGACGTCTTCCGGCGTGATCGCGAGCGCCCTCGTGTAGAACTCGACCGCCTGGTCGAACTTTCGGGAGTCGTGGTACATGTTGGCCAGACGCAGGAGGGCCCTCACGTCCTTCGGGTCCTTCTCGATCGCCGCCTTGAGGGCGGTGATCTCCTCGAAGACGCGGGCCATCATCTGCTCGCCGCCACCGCCGCCGGCCGTGCCCGCGCCGGAGTCGCCCCCCGCGCCAGCGCCGGCCGCGGGCGGCACGCTCTGGCCCATCCCCATGTTGCCCGCCGCCGGGACGGGGGCCGCCTGCTGCACCACCCGCGGTTCGTGCACGGCGTAGGCGATGATGTAGCCGATCAGGAAGCCGAACAGGATGCCCGAGACGAGAAACTGCAGCTGGTCCTTGTTCATGAGATGGCGCACCCTAACACAGGGCCCCGGTCCAATCAAGGTGCCGGGACGCGGCCTTCGCGCGCCGCGCTCTGGGAGTGGGCCCGGCGTCCCTGTGCTATAGTCCCGGCCGTGACGCCCGTGACGTCGCCCGCGCTGCGCCCGCCCACCCTGTCGCGCTCGCGGCTCTCCATCTCGATCGGCGCCGCGCTCGTGGGCGTCTTCCTCGTCTGCGCCCTCTTCGCCCCGCTCCTGACCGCTTGGTTCGGGCACGACCCCTACGAGCAGGTAGCTCCCCGCACGATCACGCCGCCGACGCCGCCCAGCCGCGACAGCCTTCTGGGGACCGACGGGCTGGGGCGGGACGTGCTGAGCCGGCTGATCCACGGCGCCCGCATCTCCCTAGAGGTCGGGATCGTGGCCGAGATCATCGCCCTCGTCCTGGGCACGGCGCTGGGCGCCGTCGCCGGCTTCGCCGGGGGGCGGATGGACGCGTTCCTGATGCGCTGCGCCGACCTGGTGTTCGCGTTTCCGGGACCGCTCCTGGCCCTGGCGATCATCGCCGCCGTGCCGGAGCCCGAGAGCGCGCCCATCCTGAGGCATCTGCCCCATCCGTCCGTCGGAATCGTCTTCCTGGTCCTCGGCTGCCTCGGCTGGGCCCCCATCGCCCGCCTGGTGCGCGGCGAGTTCCTGCGCCTGCGCGAGCTGGAGTTCGCCCAGGCGGCGCAGGCGATGGGCGCCAGCGCCCCCCGCCTGGTGCTGCGCCACCTGCTGCCGGGGACGCTCCGCCCGCTCATCGTCGTCGGCACGCTCGGCATCGGAGGGAACATCCTGATGGAGGCCTGGCTGTCGTTTCTCGGCGTCGGCGCGCGGCCGCCTCTGCCGTCGTGGGGATCAATGGTGACCGAGGGACAGGCCTATTTCCTCGCCAAGCCGTGGGTGTGCATCGCCCCGGGCCTGGCCATCGTCCTGCTCGTTCTCGGCTTCAATCTTCTGGGAGACGGAATTGCCGATCGGCTCGGCCCCAAACGGGGCGGGGCGGTCCTGTAAAGGGAGATCCGCGCATGAAGAGTGGGCACCTTCCCGTCCTGGCGATCCTCGCGACGGCCGTCCTTCCGGGCCTCGCCTGCGGGCGCTCGCAGCCGCCGGCAGCGCCCGCCGAGCAGGTCTACCGGTTCCGCCTGCACGAGGATCCCCCCACGCTCGACCCGGCCCTGGCCAACGACCAGTTCTCGGAGGCGATCATCCTGAACGTCCATCGCGGCCTCGTCGAGCTCGATCCCGAAACGCTCGAGATCAGGCCGGCCGTGGCCGAGTCCTGGACGATCTCCCCGGACGGCCGCACCTACACCTTCCACCTGCGGGCGGGGGCGACGTTCCACAACGGACGCACGGCCACCGCGGCCGACGTCGTGTACTCCTTCGAGCGCATCCTCAGGAAGGAGACCAATTCTCCGCGGCGCTTCCTCCTCGAGCCGATCGAAGGGGCCAGGGAGTTCACCGCGGGGACGAGCGCTTCCATCGCCGGGGTTTCGACGCCCGACGATCGCACGGTCGAGGTGCGGCTGTCGAAGCCGTTCTCGCCGTTCCTGTCCCAACTGACCATGACCAACATCGCCATCGTGCCGAAGGAAGCCTACGACGATCCGCAGAAGGCCTACCTGCGCGCCCCCGTCGGCTGCGGCCCCTTCCGATTCTCGCGCTGGGAGCAGGGGAACTTCATCGAGCTTCTGGCCTTCGATCGCTATTATGGCGGCAGGCCGGCGATCGATCGCGTCGTGGTCCGGATGATCGAGAACTGGACCAGCGCTCTTCAGGAATACCTCGCCGGCGGCCTGGACAGCCTGGACGAAGTCCCGGACGACAGCGACACCGCCATGATCGCGAAGGTCGGCCCCGAGATCCGCCGTTACCCGTTCATCGGGACCGGGTACATCGGCTTCAACATGGCGGTGGCCCCGTTCAGGGGAAACATTCCCCTGCGCCAGGCTTTCAACTACGCCGTGGACAAGCACTATCTGTGGGAAGTCCTGATGCCTGGGAACCTGCCGGCCAACGGGATCATCCCTCCCGGCATTCCGGGGCACGATCCCGACCTTCCGGGGTATCCGCACGACGAGGCGAAGGCCCGCAGCCTCCTGGCGCGGGCCGGCTATCCGGCGGGCAAGGGGCTGCCGCCGATCGCGCTCTGGGTGAACACCGGCGAGGACAACCGCCGGATCGCCGAGCAGGTGCAGAGCGATCTGAAGAAGATCGGCGTCGACCTCACCGTCCGCGAGGTGGACTGGGCGGCGTACATCGCCGGCGTCTCCGGCACGGCGGGCAAGCCGGGCCAGGCGCAGATGTTCCGCTTCGGGTGGTACCTCGACTACCCCGACGCCGACGCCATCCTGCGGCCGCTTCTGCACTCGTCCAACTGGGGCCCCGCCGGAAATTTCGGCCGATACAAGAACGCCCAGGTCGACGCGATCATCGACCAGGCCCTCGACACCGCCGACCCGCACAAGCGGGCCGACCTGTACCGACGGGCGGAGCGCATCGCCGTGATGGAGGATCCGCCCTGGATCTTCCTCAGCTACTACCAGTCGAAGACGCTGTACAAGCCGTACGTGAAGGGGGTCGTCCTGTCTCCTCTGGGTGAGTTCCGCCTGCCGCTCGACCGGCTGAGGATCGAGAGGGGCGCGACCTGACGAGCTACATCCTGAGGCGCATTCTCGGGCTGGTGCCGGTCCTGCTCGCGGCCGCGGCGATCGTCTGGGTCTTCGTCTTCCTCCTGCCCGGCGATCCCGCCCGGCTGATCGCCGGCGGCGCCAGCGCCGATCCCGACGTCCTGCAGTCGATCCGCGAGGAATGGGGGCTCGATCGGCCCGCCCCGGCGCAGTTTCTGCACTACTTCGGGATGATCCTGCGCGGCGATCTCGGGACCTCCTACGTGCAGAAGCGCCCGGTGTCGGCGATCATCGCCGACCATTTCCCGGCGACCTTCATCCTCGCCGTCGCGGCGGTTTTGCTGTCGGCCGGCGGGGGGCTCGTCCTGGGTTCGCTTGCCGCGCTCAATCGCGGGCGTCTGGTCGATTCCGTCGTGCTCTTCCTGGCGCTTCTGGGCACCTCCCTGCCGGTCTTCTGGCTCGGCCTCATCCTGATGCTGGTGTTCGCCTCCGGCCTGGGGTGGCTGCCGGTCCTGGGGTACGGGATGAACGGGATGATCCTGCCGTTCACTTCGATCCGCCTGCCGGAGTGGGACCACCTGGTCCTGCCCGCCCTGACCCTGTCGCTCGTGTCGATGGGGGGGATCGCCCGCGTCGCACGCGCCAGCCTGATCGACACCGGCACCGCCGATTTCCTGCAGACCGCCCGGGCCAAGGGGGCCTCCGGGGCGCGCGTCTTCGCGCGCCACACCCTGAAGAACGCGCTCCTCCCGGTGATCACGGTCGTCGGCCTCGATTTCGCCGGGCTGCTCGGGGGGGCGGTCGCGACCGAGTACGTCTTCGCCTGGCCGGGACTCGGGAAGACGATCGTGCGCGCCATCGGCCTGCGGGACCTGCCGGTCGTGGAGGGGGGCGTCCTGTTCCTGACGGCGATCTTCGTCCTGGCCAGCCTCGCGGTCGATCTGGCGTACGTCTATCTCGACCCGCGCATCCACTACTAGGGGCCTGAGGGCCCCGCGAGCCTTTGCGCTAGAATCCTCTTCTCCAGAGGAGGATCGATGCACGGGCACGTGGCCCGACCCCAGGACCCGGCGCGCCGGCCGAACCTGTTCGGCATGGATCGGGAGCAGATTGCCGCCGCCCTTCTGCCCCTGACGGGCAAGGCCTTTCACGCCTCCCAGATCTTCCACTGGATGTACGGCCGCCTGCAGACCGAGGTGCAGGGGATGACCGACCTGCCGGCGACGCTCCGTTCCGATCTGTCGGGGCGCTTCCAGGTGACCTGGCCGGCGATCCGGGACGTGCGCCTCTCCGCCGACGGATCGAAGAAGTACGTCTGCGTCCTCGAAGACGGCGGCGAGGTCGAGACGGTCTACATCCTGTACGGCAGCCGCGTCACCCTCTGCCTGTCGTCGCAGATCGGCTGCCCGCTCGCCTGCCGCTTCTGCCTGACCGGGACGATGGGGCTCGTGCGCAATCTCACTCCGGGGGAGATCGTCGGCCAGATCGCCGTGATGGCCCGGGAGAACGGCCTGGCTCCGGGCGGCTATCGGATCGTCTTCATGGGGATGGGGGAGCCGCTCCTCAACTACGACGCGGTGATGCGCGCCTTCCGGATCATGATCGATCCGAAGGGGTTCGGCCTCCCTCCGCGCCGGGTCACGCTGTCGACCGCCGGCGTCGTCCCCGGTATCGACCGGCTGGCGCGGGAGACGCCGCGTCCGCGCCTGGCGATCTCCCTCGGAGCGACCACGGACCAGAGGCGCGACGACCTGATGCCGATCAACCGCAAGTACGACCTGGAGGCGCTCCTCGCCGCCTGCCGGCGCGTCCCCCTCGTGCCGCGCGAGAAGGTGACCTTCGAGTACTGCCTGATCGCGGGCCAGAACGACCGCGAGGAGGACGCCGCCCGCATCGCCCGGCTGGTGCGGGGCCTGCGCTCCAAGGTCAATGTGATCCCGTACAACGAGGCCGGCGTGCCCGGATTCAAGACGCCGCAGGTCGCGAGCGCCGGCCGCTTCCGCGACGCCCTCGTGGCCCGCGGGGTGACGGCCACCATCCGCTGGAGCAAGGGGCGCGACGTCGGGGCCGCCTGCGGCCAGCTGGTCACCGCCACCGCGCGCTGAGGGAAGCGATGCCCGGTCCGAAGAACCGCCGTCCCATGCGAGCCCGTCGCGGTCCACGCCCCCACACCCAACGCCGTCGGCCGCAACGCCGTCCCTCGCCACGCCGTCGGCCTCGGCACCGTCGGCCGGGTGTCGGCATCGATCTCGCCGGCCGCGCGGCCATCGTGACCGGCGGCTCGCGCGGCATCGGCCGTGCCTGCGTCCTGGCCCTGGCCAAGGCCGGCGCCGACGTGGTCTTCTCATACCGCTCCCGGGCCGCGGCCGCCCGCGATCTCGAGCGGCGCGTGCGCGCCTCCGGCGGGCGGGCCGTCGCCGTTCACGCGGACGTCTCGCGCCCCAGGGACTGTGACCGGCTGGTCCGCTCGGCTCTTCTCCGCTTCGGCCGCGCCGACATCCTGGTGAACAACGCCGGCATCTGGGAGCCGCCCGAGGGGGTCGAGGTCGCGACGCTGAGCGATGCGCAGTGGGAGAAGACCCTGCGCATCAACCTGGACGGCTCCTTCTACTGCACGCGCGCCGCCGTCCCCGCGATGCGGGAGCGCCGCTGGGGCCGCATCGTCAACATCGCCTCGACCGCCGGGCAGCGCGGCGAGGCGCTTCAT
This sequence is a window from Candidatus Polarisedimenticolia bacterium. Protein-coding genes within it:
- a CDS encoding tetratricopeptide repeat protein — protein: MNKDQLQFLVSGILFGFLIGYIIAYAVHEPRVVQQAAPVPAAGNMGMGQSVPPAAGAGAGGDSGAGTAGGGGGEQMMARVFEEITALKAAIEKDPKDVRALLRLANMYHDSRKFDQAVEFYTRALAITPEDVDARTDMGICLYEMGRADEAIAQFRTSLQYGPKHWQTWLNLGIVSLSGKNDVRTATEAFAKVEELNPGFKDLPVLKDALKKAGATGRSGT
- a CDS encoding ABC transporter permease; the protein is MTPVTSPALRPPTLSRSRLSISIGAALVGVFLVCALFAPLLTAWFGHDPYEQVAPRTITPPTPPSRDSLLGTDGLGRDVLSRLIHGARISLEVGIVAEIIALVLGTALGAVAGFAGGRMDAFLMRCADLVFAFPGPLLALAIIAAVPEPESAPILRHLPHPSVGIVFLVLGCLGWAPIARLVRGEFLRLRELEFAQAAQAMGASAPRLVLRHLLPGTLRPLIVVGTLGIGGNILMEAWLSFLGVGARPPLPSWGSMVTEGQAYFLAKPWVCIAPGLAIVLLVLGFNLLGDGIADRLGPKRGGAVL
- a CDS encoding ABC transporter substrate-binding protein — protein: MKSGHLPVLAILATAVLPGLACGRSQPPAAPAEQVYRFRLHEDPPTLDPALANDQFSEAIILNVHRGLVELDPETLEIRPAVAESWTISPDGRTYTFHLRAGATFHNGRTATAADVVYSFERILRKETNSPRRFLLEPIEGAREFTAGTSASIAGVSTPDDRTVEVRLSKPFSPFLSQLTMTNIAIVPKEAYDDPQKAYLRAPVGCGPFRFSRWEQGNFIELLAFDRYYGGRPAIDRVVVRMIENWTSALQEYLAGGLDSLDEVPDDSDTAMIAKVGPEIRRYPFIGTGYIGFNMAVAPFRGNIPLRQAFNYAVDKHYLWEVLMPGNLPANGIIPPGIPGHDPDLPGYPHDEAKARSLLARAGYPAGKGLPPIALWVNTGEDNRRIAEQVQSDLKKIGVDLTVREVDWAAYIAGVSGTAGKPGQAQMFRFGWYLDYPDADAILRPLLHSSNWGPAGNFGRYKNAQVDAIIDQALDTADPHKRADLYRRAERIAVMEDPPWIFLSYYQSKTLYKPYVKGVVLSPLGEFRLPLDRLRIERGAT
- a CDS encoding ABC transporter permease codes for the protein MRRILGLVPVLLAAAAIVWVFVFLLPGDPARLIAGGASADPDVLQSIREEWGLDRPAPAQFLHYFGMILRGDLGTSYVQKRPVSAIIADHFPATFILAVAAVLLSAGGGLVLGSLAALNRGRLVDSVVLFLALLGTSLPVFWLGLILMLVFASGLGWLPVLGYGMNGMILPFTSIRLPEWDHLVLPALTLSLVSMGGIARVARASLIDTGTADFLQTARAKGASGARVFARHTLKNALLPVITVVGLDFAGLLGGAVATEYVFAWPGLGKTIVRAIGLRDLPVVEGGVLFLTAIFVLASLAVDLAYVYLDPRIHY
- the rlmN gene encoding 23S rRNA (adenine(2503)-C(2))-methyltransferase RlmN; the encoded protein is MHGHVARPQDPARRPNLFGMDREQIAAALLPLTGKAFHASQIFHWMYGRLQTEVQGMTDLPATLRSDLSGRFQVTWPAIRDVRLSADGSKKYVCVLEDGGEVETVYILYGSRVTLCLSSQIGCPLACRFCLTGTMGLVRNLTPGEIVGQIAVMARENGLAPGGYRIVFMGMGEPLLNYDAVMRAFRIMIDPKGFGLPPRRVTLSTAGVVPGIDRLARETPRPRLAISLGATTDQRRDDLMPINRKYDLEALLAACRRVPLVPREKVTFEYCLIAGQNDREEDAARIARLVRGLRSKVNVIPYNEAGVPGFKTPQVASAGRFRDALVARGVTATIRWSKGRDVGAACGQLVTATAR
- a CDS encoding SDR family oxidoreductase gives rise to the protein MDLAGRAAIVTGGSRGIGRACVLALAKAGADVVFSYRSRAAAARDLERRVRASGGRAVAVHADVSRPRDCDRLVRSALLRFGRADILVNNAGIWEPPEGVEVATLSDAQWEKTLRINLDGSFYCTRAAVPAMRERRWGRIVNIASTAGQRGEALHSDYAASKGAIISFTKSLSTELGPHGILVNAVAPWWVDTDMSHETLEREGTASGEASPLGRVATPEEIAGPVLFLCSDLASFITGEILNVNGGTILCG